One genomic window of Magnolia sinica isolate HGM2019 chromosome 3, MsV1, whole genome shotgun sequence includes the following:
- the LOC131240217 gene encoding uncharacterized protein LOC131240217, producing the protein MHMVGFIDVLERMIPDRGEQDKISTLLDFYTKSEEIFSRDIVIRHWTMKLPTDWWAAYGVDPNRKDPSLKKLAMKILGLTCSTSGCEHNWSTFEAIHTKKRNRLEQKKLNDLVFVPYNKKLRE; encoded by the exons atgcatatggttggatttattgatgtcttggaaagaatgattccagatagaggagaacaggacaagatctcaactttactggacttctacacaaaaagtgaagagatattctcaagggatatcgtaataaggcattggacaatgaaattaccGA ctgactggtgggctgcctatggagtggacccgaacaggaaggatccatctctaaagaagctggctatgaagattcttggactcacgtgttctaCCAGTGGTTGCGAGCacaattggagcacgttcgaggcg attcataccaagaaaaggaatcgccttgagcaaaaaaagctcaacgacttggttttcgttcCATACAATAAAAAATTGCGAGAATGA